AAAGGCTGCGGCCGAAAAAGCCGCTGCGGCTTCTGGCGTTGACGACTTGTTGGGCGACCTGAGTTCCGGTAAGAATGCGCCGAAATCGGGTGGTGGAGCGAAAGGAAACGGCCAACCGGCGAAAGATAGTGGTACAAGTGGTGCAAATGGCGGTGCATCTGGTGCTGATATCAGTGCTTACGCATCTCAAATTCGTAATGCGATCCAGAGCCGTTTGTATGGTGCCGATTTGTATGCAGGTAAATCTTGCGTATTGCACATCAAATTAGCACCCGACGGCCTGTTACTGGATGTGACCGAAGAGGGCGGTGATCCGGCATTGTGCCAGGCCGCGTTGACGGCTGCGAAAACAGCCAGAATTCCTAAACCGCCTAGCCAGGCTGTTTATGAAAAAGTAAAAGATGCCAAACTGGACTTTAAACTGTAATAACGACCCCTGAGAATTCAGGGGAAACGGTCTAAGGTTGAGACAGAGTTCTGGTAGTTTTGTGTATTTGAGTTTGTTAACATTCTGCTAAATTATCGTGGGCTTTCCGTCCAGATAAGGGAGATATGATGAAGCAGGCATTACGAGTAGCATTTGGTTTTCTGATGCTGTGGGCAGCGGTGCTGCACGCAGAAGTACGTATCGAGATCACCCAGGGGGTGGACTCGGCACGCCCGATTGGCGTTGTCCCCTTCCAATGGGCAGGGCCGGGTGCTGCACCTGAAGATATCGGTGGCATCGTAGGTGCTGACCTGCGTAACAGCGGTAAATTTAACCCGTTAGACCGCTCTCGCCTGCCGCAGCAGCCGGGTACCGCGCAGGAAGTTCAACCTGCCGCTTGGTCTGCGCTGGGTATTGATGCCGTGGTAGTCGGTCAGGTTACACCGAATCCGGATGGTTCCTACAGCGTCGCTTATCAACTGGTTGATACCGGTGGTGCTCCGGGTACCGTACTGGCGCAGAATACCTATAAAGTGAACAAGCAGTGGCTGCGTTACGCAGGCCATACTGCAAGTGACGAAGTGTTTGAAAAACTGACCGGTATTAAAGGTGCATTCCGTACCCGTATCGCTTATGTTGTTCAGACCAACGGTGGTCAGTTCCCATACGAATTACGTGTGTCCGACTACGATGGTTACAACCAGTTCGTGGTACACCGTTCTCCGCAGCCGCTGATGTCTCCGGCGTGGTCTCCGGACGGTTCAAAACTGGCGTACGTGACCTTCGAAAGCGGTCGTTCTGCACTGGTTATTCAGACACTGTCTAACGGCGCGGTTCGTCAGGTTGCCTCGTTCCCACGTCACAACGGTGCGCCTGCATTTTCTCCGGATGGCAGCAAACTGGCGTTTGCCCTGTCTAAAACCGGTAGCCTGAACCTGTATGTCATGGACATTGGTTCCGGTCAGATCCGTCAGGTGACTGATGGCCGTAGCAACAACACGGAACCTACCTGGTTCCCGGACAGCCAAAACCTGGCCTTTACCTCTGACCAGGCCGGTCGTCCGCAGGTATATAAAGTTAACGTCAACGGCGGTGCTCCGCAGCGCATTACCTGGGAAGGTTCGCAAAACCAGGATGCGGATGTGAGCAGCGACGGTAAATTTATGGTAATGGTAAGCTCGGCCAATGGTCAGCAGCACATTGCCAAACAAGATCTGGTAGCGGGTGGCGTACAAGTTCTGTCGTCAACGTTCCTGGACGAAACGCCAAGTCTGGCACCTAACGGCACTATGGTAATCTACAGCTCTTCTCAGGGGATGGGATCCGTGCTGAATTTGGTTTCTACAGATGGGCGTTTCAAAGCGCGTCTTCCGGCAACTGATGGACAGGTTAAATTCCCTGCCTGGTCGCCGTATCTGTGATAATAAATAATTGATTAATAAAGGAATCATTGAAATGCAACTGAACAAAGTGCTGAAAGGGCTGATGATTGCTCTGCCTGTTATGGCTATTGCAGCGTGTTCTTCTAACAAGAACGCCAGCAATGACGGCAGCGAAGGCATGCTGGGTGCCGGCACTGGTATGGATGCAAACGGCAGCGGCAACATGTCTTCTGAAGAGCAAGCGCGTCTTCAGATGCAACAGCTGCAGCAGAACAACATCGTTTACTTCGATCTGGACAAGTACGATATCCGTTCTGACTTCGCTGCAATGCTGGATGCTCACGCTAACTTCCTGCGTAGCAACCCGTCTTACAAAGTCACCGTAGAAGGTCATGCGGACGAACGTGGTACTCCTGAGTACAACATCTCCCTGGGTGAGCGTCGTGCGAACGCCGTTAAGATGTACCTGCAGGGTAAAGGCGTTTCTGCTGACCAGATCTCCATCGTTTCTTACGGTAAAGAAAAACCTGCAGTACTGGGTCATGACGAAGCGGCTTACGCCAAAAACCGTCGCGCCGTACTGGTTTACTAAGAGAATTGCATGAGCAGTAACTTCAGACATCATCTGTTGAGTCTGTCGTTACTGGTTGGCATAGCGGCCCCCTGGGCCGCTTTTGCACAGGCGCCAATCAGTAGTGTCGGCTCTGGCTCGGTCGAAGACCGTGTCACTCAACTCGAGCGTATTTCTAACGCTCACAGTCAGCTTTTAACCCAACTCCAACAGCAACTCTCCGATAATCAGTCCGATATTGACTCCCTGCGTGGTCAAATTCAGGAAAATCAGTATCAACTGAATCAGGTTGTTGAACGTCAGAAGCAGATATTGCTGCAGATGAATAATCTCGGCAGCGGTAGTGCGCCTTCAGCGCAGTCGGCGGGTGGCGATCAGAGTAGTGCGGCAACCCCAGCGGCTGATGCGGGAGCTGCAGCAACGTCAGGTGCTCCTGTGCAAACTGGCGATGCGAATACCGATTACAATGCAGCAATTGCCCTGGTACAGGATAAATCCCGCCAGGATGACGCGATTGAAGCATTTCAGAACTTCATCAAAAAGTACCCGGACTCTACTTACCTGCCAAATGCGAATTACTGGCTGGGTCAGCTGAATTACAACAAGGGTAAAAAAGATGATGCTGCGTTCTATTTTGCTTCGGTAGTTAAAAACTTCCCAAAATCACCGAAGGCTGCAGACGCGATGTATAAAGTCGGCGTCATCATGCAGGACAAAGGTGACACAGCAAAAGCTAAAGCAGTTTATCAGCAGGTTATCACTAAATATCCTGGCACTGATGGCGCGAAACAAGCGCAAAAACGCCTTGGCGCGATGTAATGACCACCATGCGACCAGAAATCGTGTTATTTCTGGTCGCGTCGTGTGATTCCTAAGCAGTTGAGTTATTTACATCGAAATTTTTGTTGCGCTAAAATCTGAAATCAGTAATATATGCCGCCGTTGCCAAGGGATATCAAACAGCCCGAAAGCGGCGAAAAAAGTGGGTCGTTAGCTCAGTTGGTAGAGCAGTTGACTTTTAATCAATTGGTCGCAGGTTCGAATCCTGCACGACCCACCAATCGCTAAGGTGGAACGCGATTGTAAAACGTGAAGGATAACGTTGCATAAGCAACGGCCCGTAGGGCGAGGCGAAGCCGAGTAATCCTGCACGACCCACCACTAACTCAGTTAGTAAGTAGTATCCAGCGTAGTATCGGGTGATTAGCTCAGCTGGGAGAGCACCTCCCTTACAAGGAGGGGGTCGGCGGTTCGATCCCGTCATCACCCACCACTCGGGGCGTTAGCTCAGTTGGTAGAGCAGTTGACTTTTAATCAATTGGTCGCAGGTTCGAATCCTGCACGCCCCACCAATTTTTGGTGGTTCCGAGTAAAAATTTTCAGGTTATACCCGAGCGGGTCGTTAGCTCAGTTGGTAGAGCAGTTGACTTTTAATCAATTGGTCGCAGGTTCGAATCCTGCACGACCCACCATCCTGAAAGTATAAAGAAGTAAACCCCATACGGGGGCGTTAGCTCAGTTGGTAGAGCAGTTGACTTTTAATCAATTGGTCGCAGGTTCGAATCCTGCACGCCCCACCAGTGTAAAAAGGCGCCCTAAAGGCGCCTTTTTGCTATCTGTGATATGGAAGATCCGAACCTGCTTGCCTGATGCGCTTCGCTTATCAGGCCTACGAAAGATATCTGGCCCGCATGTAGGAGGGATAAGACGCCAGTCGCCATCCGGCATTCATCACACGCAATTATTGTGACTTTTCTTCGCCAATCCGCTATCTTGTTTAGCATATAAAACAAATCTAACCGAATGTGGCGTGTGTCACGCTTGTAATCGGTTATTTCGTTAAGCCAGTAAAACGAGAAAGCAAGATGAGCGTGATGTTTGATCCAGAAGCAGCAATTTATCCGTTTCCGCCGAAGCCAGCCCCGCTGAGTGCTGATGAAAAGCAATTTTATCGTGAGAAAATCAAGCGCCTGCTGAAAGAGCGTGATGCCGTTATGGTCGCGCACTATTACACCGACCCCGAAATTCAGCAGTTGGCTGAAGAGACCGGTGGCTGTATTTCTGACTCTCTGGAGATGGCGCGGTTTGGCGCAAAACACTCTGCCTCTACGCTGCTGGTTGCCGGCGTGAGGTTTATGGGAGAAACCGCCAAAATTCTCAGCCCGGAAAAGACTATTCTGATGCCGACCTTACAGGCAGAATGCTCATTAGATCTGGGCTGTCCGATTGACGCGTTCAGCGCATTTTGCGACGCACATCCGGATCGTACCGTGGTGGTTTACGCCAATACCTCTGCCGCCGTTAAAGCACGTGCGGACTGGGTCGTCACGTCCAGTATCGCGGTAGAACTTATTGAGCATCTTGATAGTTTAGGTCAAAAAATCATCTGGGCCCCGGACAGGCATCTGGGCAACTACGTGCAAAAACAGACCGGTGCAGATGTTCTCTGTTGGCAGGGGGCTTGTATCGTTCACGACGAGTTTAAAACCCAGGCGTTGACGCGTATGAAAGGGCTTTACCCTGATGCCGCGGTGCTGGTACACCCGGAGTCCCCTCAGTCTATCGTAGATATGGCCGATGCGGTTGGCTCAACCAGCCAGTTAATCAACGCAGCTAAATCGTTACCGCATCAACAGTTGATTGTGGCGACTGACCGGGGCATTTTTTACAAAATGCAGCAGGCCGTTCCGGATAAAGAATTGCTTGAAGCGCCAACGGCCGGTGAGGGGGCAACTTGTCGCAGCTGCGCGCATTGTCCGTGGATGGCGATGAACGGTCTCAAGGCTATTGCTGAGGGCCTGGAGGAGGGCGGTGCAGCTCATGAGATACATGTTGATGCCGCACTGCGAGAAGGGGCGTTGTTGCCGTTAAACCGTATGTTGGAATTTGCGGCTACACTTCGAGCTTAATTCTTTATTTTTGCTCTGGGGGAAAAGATGGACTTTTTTAGCACGCAGAACATTCTGGTACATATTCCGATTGGTGCGGGCGGTTACGATCTGTCATGGATCGAGGCCGTGGGGACGATAGCAGGGTTGTTGTGTATTGGCCTTGCGAGCCTTGAGAAAATCAGCAATTACTTCTTTGGTCTGATAAACGTCACGCTGTTTGCGATTATCTTCTTTCAGATCCAGCTCTACGCCAGCCTGTTGCTGCAAGTTTTCTTCTTTGCCGCCAACATCTACGGCTGGTATGCCTGGTCCCGGCAAACCAACCAGCATGAAGCGGAGCTGAAAATTCGCTGGCTCCCGTTACCAAAAGCGATCGGTTGGCTGGCGGCTTGCGTGGTGGCGATCGGCCTGATGTCGGTCTATATCGATCCGGTCTTCGCGTTTCTTACCCGCATTGCGGTCAATATTATGCAGGCATTGGGATTACAGGTTGTTGTACCTGAGCTTCAGCCCGATGCATTCCCGTTCTGGGACTCCTGCATGATGGTGCTGTCGATTGCGGCGATGATCCTGATGACGCGTAAATACGTCGAAAACTGGCTGCTGTGGGTAATCATTAACGTCATTAGCGTGGTGATTTTTGCGCTGCAAGGCGTATATGCCATGTCTCTGGAATATATGATCCTGACGGTTATCGCCCTGAACGGGAGCAGGATGTGGATCAACAGCGCGCGTGAGCGGGGTTCCCACGCGCTGTCCCATTAATGGTGATGATGTGAATGGCCGGACACGCCCTGATACAGGTGGCAGTCCGGCCCATTGCACGGCTGATACTCCATCTGGATCGTCGCATGCTCAATCTGGTAGTGATGGATAAGGAAATGCTGAATACGCTCCAGCAACGCATCGTGATCGTGCGGCGGGATCACCTGCACATGCAGCGTCATGACCGGTTTTTCACCCACCATCCAGACATGGACATGATGTACGTTGCGCACTTCAGGGATATCCCGGCTGAGATGGCGCTGTAGTGCAGCGATATCCAGCGTCAGTGGGGCACCTTCCAGTAATTCATTCACGCTATCTTTCAACAATCGCCAGGCGCTACGCAGCACCAGCACGGAAACCAGAATTGAGAGAATCGGGTCAGCAGGCGTCCAGCCCGTCCAGATGATAATCAGCGCAGCGATGATCGCCCCGACCGAGCCGAGTAAATCGCCCATCACATGCAGCGCCGCGGCGCGGACGTTCAGGTTTTTCTCTTCACTGCCGTGATGTAAAACCCAGAAAGCGAGCACGTTGGCCAGTAGACCTGCGACAGCTATAACCATCATCATGCCGCCAGCCACGGGGCGAGGCGTCTGGAAGCGTTCAATCGCCTCCCAGACGATTAAAATGGTGATAACGACTAATGCGATGGCATTAACAAATGCAGCCAGCGTCGTGAGCCTCAGCCAGCCGAAGGTGTGGCGTATTGTGGGCGGGCGGCGGGCAAACTGGACGGCCAGCAGCGCGAAAAGGAGCGCTGCGGCATCCGTGAGCATATGCCCGGCGTCGGCCAGCAAGGCTAGCGAGCCAGAGAGTATTCCACCCACCACTTCAACCAACATAAATCCGGCTGTAATGCAGAATGCAAACATCAGTCGGCGGGCATTATTGTCCTTGGGTTGTTCAGAAGAAGTAGGAGTATGTGCGTGTGCCATTATGCCATCCCTTTGTTATTCTCATCTTTACTGTATGCCATCATACCGTTTTTGGGATGATAAAATTAAAAAGGAGAGCTATTGCTCTCCCGTTATTAGCTTTATTTTCAGCGTTACTGAGTGGTACCGTCAGTTTTTGTGTCCGCATCATTGTTGATGCCGTTTCCAGTCTCAACCTTCTTATTCACATCAGGGCAGCGACCATCCTTACACATGGTATTTTTGTGCATTTCGTCTTTGGTCATCCCTTCATGGTTCATTGATGAACCGTTCGGGTGCAGCATTGTGCCACCTGAGTTCACGTTACTGTTGTCGACATTATTTGGTGCCACGTTTTCACGTGCGTCTGGGGCGACCTGACCGGCATCCGCCGAGGAATTTGCCTGGCCGTTATTGGATTGCGTGTTGCTTTCAGCAGCCAGTGCCGCGCCGCTGGCGAGGCTGAGGGTAGCGGTAAGAAAGAGTGAAGCCAGCTTTGTCATATGCATAATATGCTCCTGTTATGGTCGATATGTCGGATAACGTCTTCCAACAGTGCATGTGCCAGTTACATCATCACTATGTGGCTAATAGTTTTGCCATGGAAATTAAAACCAGCATAGAATCTTGAAATTTATGAAAATTAAAGCCGTTACAGTTATAAATTGTAGGTTGGATCTCGTTTTTCGCTACTTTATTGCGTTTTTTTGGCCAATTCCAGGATTAATCCGTCCAAAGTGTAAAACCCCGTTTACACTTTATGACTGAAGTTATAGATTGGAGGGATTGCATTCATTTATATAAGTATGGCAACGCTGGAATAATCATGAATTATCAGAACGACGATTTACGCATCAAAGAGATCAACGAGTTATTACCTCCAGTCGCACTGCTGGAAAAATTCCCCGCTACTGAAAATGCCGCAAATACGGTGGCTCATGCCCGTAAGGCGATTCATAAAATTCTGAAAGGGAGCGACGATCGCCTGCTGGTGGTGATTGGGCCGTGTTCAATTCATGATCCGGCTGCCGCCAAAGAGTATGCCGCTCGCCTGCTGGCGCTGCGCGAAGAGTTAAAAGGCGAGCTTGAAATCGTCATGCGCGTCTATTTTGAAAAGCCACGTACTACCGTTGGCTGGAAAGGGCTTATCAACGATCCACACATGGACAACAGCTTCCAGATCAACGATGGGCTGCGCATTGCGCGTAAACTGCTGCTGGATATCAACGACAGCGGACTGCCGGCTGCGGGTGAATTCCTCGATATGATCACCCCGCAATACCTCGCCGACCTGATGAGCTGGGGCGCGATTGGGGCACGTACCACTGAATCTCAGGTGCACCGCGAACTGGCATCTGGTCTGTCTTGCCCGGTTGGTTTTAAAAACGGTACCGATGGCACCATCAAAGTGGCGATTGATGCAATCAACGCCGCAGGTGCGCCGCACTGCTTCCTGTCAGTAACCAAGTGGGGGCATTCGGCGATCGTGAATACCAGCGGTAATGGTGATTGCCATATCATTCTGCGCGGCGGCAAAGAGCCGAACTACAGCGCTCAGCACGTTGCTGACGTGAAGGAAGGTCTGATCAAAGCAGGACTCTCAGCGCAAGTGATGATCGACTTTAGCCATGCCAACTCCAGCAAGCAGTTCAAAAAGCAGATGGATGTTGCGAAAGATGTTTGCGGGCAAGTCGCCGGTGGTGAAAAAGCGATTATCGGCGTGATGATCGAAAGCCATCTGGTAGAAGGCAACCAGAACCCGGATAGCGGCGAGCCGCTGACCTACGGTAAGAGCATTACCGACGCCTGCATTGGCTGGGAAGATACCGATGCGGTGTTACGTCAACTGGCAGAAGCGGTAAAAGCGCGCCGCGGGTAAAAAATGCATCCGGGTTACGCTCGGTAGGCCGGATAAGGCAACGTCGCCATCCGGCAATAAAAAAAAGCGTGGAGCATCCCACGCTTTTTTCGTTTGACCCGGGATGAAAATTACTTCGCTTTACCCTGGTTCGCAACGGCTGCAGCTTTTGCTGCGATCTCGTCAGCGTTACCCAGATAGTAGTGTTTGATCGGCTTGAAGTTTTCGTCGAACTCATACACCAGCGGTACGCCAGTCGGGATGTTCAGTTCCAGGATCTCATCTTCGCCCATGTTATCCAGGTATTTTACCAGTGCACGCAGAGAGTTACCGTGAGCGGCGATAATCACGCGCTCACCGCTTTTCATGCGCGGCAGAATGGTTTCATTCCAGTAAGGGATAACGCGATCGATGGTCAGCGCCAGGCTTTCGGTAACCGGTAGCTCTTTGTCGGTCAGCTTCGCATAGCGTGGATCGTGACCCGGATAACGCTCGTCGTCTTTAGTCAGTTCCGGCGGGGTGACCGCAAAACCGCGACGCCATTGCTTAACCTGCTCATCACCGTATTTTTCTGCGGTTTCCGCTTTGTTCAGACCCTGCAGCGCGCCGTAATGACGTTCGTTCAGTTTCCAGGATTTCTCAACCGGCAGCCAGGCCTGATCCAGTTCGTCCAGTACGTTCCACAGAGTATGAATGGCACGTTTCAGCACAGAGGTGTAAGCAAAGTCGAAGCTGTAGCCTTCCTCTTTCAGCAGTTTACCTGCCGCTTTTGCTTCGCCCACGCCTTTCTCGGACAGATCAACGTCATACCAACCGGTAAAACGGTTTTCATTGTTCCACTGACTTTCACCATGACGTACCAGAACCAGCTTAGTTACAGCCATACACTCACTCCTATAAATCATATTGAATGATAATAATTCTCATTATATTGCCGTAAAGCGTCAGCGGCAATGCTTACGCATAACCATAGCGAAAATAGCGCCACAGTGTAAGGTTCTTGTGAATTCAAGGTTGCGATTTTGTCTTTGAGTGGTGGGGATTTGAGCGGTTCCGTTGTGATAAACAAGCAACAGGCCCGATACGTTACGTCATCGGGCCTGTGAGGGGAAAGGATCAGGAGGCAATAAACTGATATTCCGTTACGCTGGCATACTCTTCACCCGGACGCAGAAAGCAGTCTGGCTGCGGCCACTCAGGATGGTTCGGGCTGTCAGGCAGAAACTCACTTTCCAGCGCTAAACCTTGCCAGTCTTCATAGGCCTCTGGTCCACGAGATGGCGTACCGCCGAGGAAGTTGCCGGAGTAAAACTGCAATGCCGGGGCCGAGGTGTAGACTACCATCTGCAGTTTTTCATCCTGTGACCATAGCTGAGCGACCGGCGTACGCGCGTTGCCCTGAGCCTGTAGCAGGAAGGCATGATCGTAACCTTTCACCTTGCGCTGATCGTCATCGGCCAGAAATTCGCTGCTGATGATTTTAGGCGTGCGGAAATCGAAAGTGCTACCAGCGACGGATTTTAGCCCATCATGCGGGATGCCCATTTCGTCCACCGGTAAGTACTCGTCCGCCAAAATTTGCAGCTTATGCTGGCGCACATCCGTTTTATCGCCGTCGAGATTAAAGTAAACGTGATTTGTCAGATTCACCGGACAGGGCTTATCGACCGTGGCGCGGTAGGTTATCGAAATACGATTATCGTCAGTCAGGCGATACTGTGCGGTAGCGCAAAGATGGCCAGGGAAGCCCTGATCGCCATCGTCAGACGTTAAAGCAAACAGCACCTGACGGTCATTCTGATTGACTATCTGCCAGCGACGTTTGTCGAAACCGTCCGGGCCGCCGTGCAGCT
The Citrobacter arsenatis DNA segment above includes these coding regions:
- the pnuC gene encoding nicotinamide riboside transporter PnuC, producing the protein MDFFSTQNILVHIPIGAGGYDLSWIEAVGTIAGLLCIGLASLEKISNYFFGLINVTLFAIIFFQIQLYASLLLQVFFFAANIYGWYAWSRQTNQHEAELKIRWLPLPKAIGWLAACVVAIGLMSVYIDPVFAFLTRIAVNIMQALGLQVVVPELQPDAFPFWDSCMMVLSIAAMILMTRKYVENWLLWVIINVISVVIFALQGVYAMSLEYMILTVIALNGSRMWINSARERGSHALSH
- the nadA gene encoding quinolinate synthase NadA, translating into MSVMFDPEAAIYPFPPKPAPLSADEKQFYREKIKRLLKERDAVMVAHYYTDPEIQQLAEETGGCISDSLEMARFGAKHSASTLLVAGVRFMGETAKILSPEKTILMPTLQAECSLDLGCPIDAFSAFCDAHPDRTVVVYANTSAAVKARADWVVTSSIAVELIEHLDSLGQKIIWAPDRHLGNYVQKQTGADVLCWQGACIVHDEFKTQALTRMKGLYPDAAVLVHPESPQSIVDMADAVGSTSQLINAAKSLPHQQLIVATDRGIFYKMQQAVPDKELLEAPTAGEGATCRSCAHCPWMAMNGLKAIAEGLEEGGAAHEIHVDAALREGALLPLNRMLEFAATLRA
- the pal gene encoding peptidoglycan-associated lipoprotein Pal, which encodes MQLNKVLKGLMIALPVMAIAACSSNKNASNDGSEGMLGAGTGMDANGSGNMSSEEQARLQMQQLQQNNIVYFDLDKYDIRSDFAAMLDAHANFLRSNPSYKVTVEGHADERGTPEYNISLGERRANAVKMYLQGKGVSADQISIVSYGKEKPAVLGHDEAAYAKNRRAVLVY
- the zitB gene encoding CDF family zinc transporter ZitB; this translates as MAHAHTPTSSEQPKDNNARRLMFAFCITAGFMLVEVVGGILSGSLALLADAGHMLTDAAALLFALLAVQFARRPPTIRHTFGWLRLTTLAAFVNAIALVVITILIVWEAIERFQTPRPVAGGMMMVIAVAGLLANVLAFWVLHHGSEEKNLNVRAAALHVMGDLLGSVGAIIAALIIIWTGWTPADPILSILVSVLVLRSAWRLLKDSVNELLEGAPLTLDIAALQRHLSRDIPEVRNVHHVHVWMVGEKPVMTLHVQVIPPHDHDALLERIQHFLIHHYQIEHATIQMEYQPCNGPDCHLYQGVSGHSHHHH
- the galM gene encoding galactose-1-epimerase — translated: MLNEIPVQAPDGQPFRLLTLRNDAGMVVTLMDWGATLLSARIPLSDGSVREALLGCASPEQYPQQAAFLGASIGRYANRIANSRYTFAGETVELIPSQGDNQLHGGPDGFDKRRWQIVNQNDRQVLFALTSDDGDQGFPGHLCATAQYRLTDDNRISITYRATVDKPCPVNLTNHVYFNLDGDKTDVRQHKLQILADEYLPVDEMGIPHDGLKSVAGSTFDFRTPKIISSEFLADDDQRKVKGYDHAFLLQAQGNARTPVAQLWSQDEKLQMVVYTSAPALQFYSGNFLGGTPSRGPEAYEDWQGLALESEFLPDSPNHPEWPQPDCFLRPGEEYASVTEYQFIAS
- the gpmA gene encoding 2,3-diphosphoglycerate-dependent phosphoglycerate mutase, yielding MAVTKLVLVRHGESQWNNENRFTGWYDVDLSEKGVGEAKAAGKLLKEEGYSFDFAYTSVLKRAIHTLWNVLDELDQAWLPVEKSWKLNERHYGALQGLNKAETAEKYGDEQVKQWRRGFAVTPPELTKDDERYPGHDPRYAKLTDKELPVTESLALTIDRVIPYWNETILPRMKSGERVIIAAHGNSLRALVKYLDNMGEDEILELNIPTGVPLVYEFDENFKPIKHYYLGNADEIAAKAAAVANQGKAK
- a CDS encoding YbgS-like family protein — translated: MHMTKLASLFLTATLSLASGAALAAESNTQSNNGQANSSADAGQVAPDARENVAPNNVDNSNVNSGGTMLHPNGSSMNHEGMTKDEMHKNTMCKDGRCPDVNKKVETGNGINNDADTKTDGTTQ
- the cpoB gene encoding cell division protein CpoB translates to MSSNFRHHLLSLSLLVGIAAPWAAFAQAPISSVGSGSVEDRVTQLERISNAHSQLLTQLQQQLSDNQSDIDSLRGQIQENQYQLNQVVERQKQILLQMNNLGSGSAPSAQSAGGDQSSAATPAADAGAAATSGAPVQTGDANTDYNAAIALVQDKSRQDDAIEAFQNFIKKYPDSTYLPNANYWLGQLNYNKGKKDDAAFYFASVVKNFPKSPKAADAMYKVGVIMQDKGDTAKAKAVYQQVITKYPGTDGAKQAQKRLGAM
- the tolB gene encoding Tol-Pal system beta propeller repeat protein TolB; translation: MKQALRVAFGFLMLWAAVLHAEVRIEITQGVDSARPIGVVPFQWAGPGAAPEDIGGIVGADLRNSGKFNPLDRSRLPQQPGTAQEVQPAAWSALGIDAVVVGQVTPNPDGSYSVAYQLVDTGGAPGTVLAQNTYKVNKQWLRYAGHTASDEVFEKLTGIKGAFRTRIAYVVQTNGGQFPYELRVSDYDGYNQFVVHRSPQPLMSPAWSPDGSKLAYVTFESGRSALVIQTLSNGAVRQVASFPRHNGAPAFSPDGSKLAFALSKTGSLNLYVMDIGSGQIRQVTDGRSNNTEPTWFPDSQNLAFTSDQAGRPQVYKVNVNGGAPQRITWEGSQNQDADVSSDGKFMVMVSSANGQQHIAKQDLVAGGVQVLSSTFLDETPSLAPNGTMVIYSSSQGMGSVLNLVSTDGRFKARLPATDGQVKFPAWSPYL
- the aroG gene encoding 3-deoxy-7-phosphoheptulonate synthase AroG, translating into MNYQNDDLRIKEINELLPPVALLEKFPATENAANTVAHARKAIHKILKGSDDRLLVVIGPCSIHDPAAAKEYAARLLALREELKGELEIVMRVYFEKPRTTVGWKGLINDPHMDNSFQINDGLRIARKLLLDINDSGLPAAGEFLDMITPQYLADLMSWGAIGARTTESQVHRELASGLSCPVGFKNGTDGTIKVAIDAINAAGAPHCFLSVTKWGHSAIVNTSGNGDCHIILRGGKEPNYSAQHVADVKEGLIKAGLSAQVMIDFSHANSSKQFKKQMDVAKDVCGQVAGGEKAIIGVMIESHLVEGNQNPDSGEPLTYGKSITDACIGWEDTDAVLRQLAEAVKARRG